A region of Panicum virgatum strain AP13 chromosome 8N, P.virgatum_v5, whole genome shotgun sequence DNA encodes the following proteins:
- the LOC120684738 gene encoding protein FAR1-RELATED SEQUENCE 5-like, translating to MEADLAEWEATISPPARDVLDEMHVKKSDLYDGRHMWGFTVKDIKNMKVEKVWEERDDDLNKLLQFFRECKNNDEYFYWDVDADPKTRVLKNIFRSHARQMAEYRDFGDVITFDTTYKTNSQHMPLAMFVGANNNLKNVTFGQVLIGDESTGSFKWLFETFKSCMGGRQPHVILTGEDPAMRQAIGMVFDRTQHRNCRWHILRPWEYELDQLYIQHKNKNLKERLESLINYPLGPTQFEIEWIRLVDECGIAENPAIKAMWDKRERWIAAYFKGMYCGRMTSTQRSESQNMVLKDGYVNESTSQHVFAKRMLYSLQHADHMDAGETHYAQAVLVRACKAKFDNQLSRVYTRAVYQEYKKQYNNITTFVIEPNPDPRIRELVNTAVNTNSGNIQVRKIPEKYILKRYTRDAREEVMWDRHDGVRIGTQTSKEQCRMSKLLPKLMRLGRAGSKSDHAYEETNRLLDKITSGIELFPRSVDDESSDPAPSTNGSAVTSGGVDTDSPPSSALLHAGVLLIEPPVSRTKGRGPGKQKKKDVEAPLNGTPLSTYTRANYGDRECNSCGVRGTLYSTTCPINPDRSKSAEMRATKKSTKINDGPPRKRGRPRIVKDLREGDDLDKDE from the exons ATGGAGGCGGACCTCGCCGAGTGGGAGGCCACCATCTCGCCACCTGCCAGGGACGTGCTCGACGAAATGCACGTGAAGAAAAGTG ATTTGTATGATGGTCGGCATATGTGGGGTTTTACGGTGAAGGACATAAAAAACAT GAAGGTGGAGAAAGTTTGGGAGGAAAGAGACGATGATCTTAACAAGCTTCTGCAATTCTTCAGGGAGTGTAAGAATAACGATGAGTACTTCTACTGGGATGTGGATGCAGATCCAAAAACTAGGGTGCTGAAAAACATATTCCGGAGCCATGCAAGACAGATGGCTGAGTACAGAGACTTTGGAGATGTCATTACATTTGACACGACATACAAAACAAACAGCCAGCACATGCCACTAGCCATGTTTGTTGGGGCAAACAATAACTTGAAGAATGTAACATTCGGGCAAGTGTTGATTGGTGATGAATCAACTGGATCATTCAAGTGGTTGTTTGAGACCTTCAAGAGCTGCATGGGTGGTCGGCAGCCTCATGTGATCCTAACAG GTGAGGATCCAGCTATGAGGCAAGCAATAGGGATGGTGTTTGATAGAACACAACATAGAAACTGTCGCTGGCACATCCTGAGGCCGTGGGAGTATGAGCTGGACCAGCTGTACATCCAACACAAGAATAAGAATTTGAAAGAAAGATTGGAATCTCTGATAAATTATCCACTTGGGCCAACGCAATTCGAGATCGAATGGATAAGGCTAGTTGATGAATGTGGCATTGCTGAAAACCCCGCAATAAAAGCCATGTGGGATAAGAGGGAGAGGTGGATAGCAGCTTATTTCAAGGGGATGTACTGTGGGAGAATGACATCGACACAAAGATCTGAAAGCCAGAACATGGTCCTTAAAGATGGCTATGTTAATGAGAGTACAAGCCAGCACGTGTTTGCTAAAAGGATGTTGTACTCACTTCAACATGCAGACCACATGGATGCCGGCGAGACACACTACGCCCAG GCTGTGCTAGTGCGAGCATGCAAAGCAAAGTTTGATAATCAGCTAAGCAGGGTGTACACAAGGGCTGTAtaccaagagtacaagaagcAGTACAATAACATCACAACATTTGTGATTGAGCCTAATCCAGATCCAAGA ATAAGGGAGCTGGTGAATACAGCTGTTAATACAAACAGTGGAAACATACAG GTTAGGAAGATACCAGAGAAATACATACTAAAGAGGTACACTCGTGATGCAAGAGAAGAAGTTATGTGGGATAGGCACGATGGTGTGCGGATCGGTACACAAACAAGCAAAGAGCAGTGCAGGATGTCGAAGCTGCTACCTAAACTGATGAGGCTTGGAAGAGCGGGGAGTAAGTCAGACCATGCTTATGAAGAAACCAACAGGCTGCTGGACAAGATTACTTCGGGCATTGAATTATTTCCGAGAAGTGTAGATGATGAATCATCAGACCCTGCCCCATCAACAAATGGGTCAGCTGTAACATCTGGAGGTGTTGACACTGATTCACCGCCGTCATCAGCCCTGTTACATGCTGGGGTGTTGCTAATTGAGCCACCAGTGTCTCGCACAAAAGGCCGGGGGCctggaaaacaaaagaaaaaagatgttGAGGCTCCACTTAATGGCACGCCACTAAGCACATACACAAGGGCGAACTATGGTGATAGGGAATGCAACAGCTGTGGGGTCCGAGGTACGCTTTACAGCACAACATGCCCAATAAACCCTGATCGAAGCAAATCAGCAGAAATGCGTGCAACCAAGAAAAGTACCAAAATAAATGATGGCCCCCCGAGGAAGAGAGGACGGCCAAGGATCGTGAAGGATTTGCGTGAGGGAGATGATCTGGATAAAGATGAATGA